GACTTGCGCGGGTTCGTGCCCAGCGCCTTGCAGCCGAACGGCATCTTCGCAACCTCAGCAGAGTCGCGGATTGCGCCGTTGATGACAACGCCCGCCCAGCCGTTGTCCACGCCAGCCTGGGCGATCATGTCACCCATCAGCGCGGTGTGCAGCCCGCCGTGGCCGTCAACGACGAGGACGCGGCCGTTGCCGGGGGAGTTCAGCGTCTTCTTCACCAGTCCGTTGTCCTGGAAGCACTTAATGGTGACGATCTCTCCACAGAACTCGGTGTGGCCGCCGTAGTTGGTGAATTGGGTGTCGCAGCTTGCGAGCTGCTCCTGGTCGCCGTAGAGATCGGCGATATCTGCTGTTGCCATGCATGAGGGCATTGGAAAACTCTCCTTTCAATCGTTGCGGGAAAGCAAAAGAGGGGAAGCCCTTGTCCAGGCTTCCCCTCTCTTACGTGCTCTTTCCTAGCGGATGACTAGAACTGAGACTCCTCGGTGGAGCCCTTCAGGGCTGCGGTGGAGGTGTTCGGGTCGACCGTGGTGGCGATGGAGTCGAAGTAGCCAGCGCCAACCTCGCGCTGGTGCTTGACGGCGGTGAAGCCGCGCTCCTCGGCAGCCTTGAACTCGCGGTTCTGCAGGTCGACGAAGGCGGTCATGCCCTCGCGTGCGTAGCCGTGAGCCAGGTCGAACATGCCGTAGTTGAGGGAGTGGAAGCCAGCCAGGGTGATGAACTGGAAGGCGAAGCCCATGGCGCCGAGCTCCTTCTGGAACTTCGCGATCTCCTCCGGGGAGAGGTGCGCGGACCAGTTGAAGGACGGGGAGCAGTTGTAGGCGAGCAGCTGATCCGGGAACTCGGCCTTGACAGCCTCGGAGAACTTCTTGGCCAGCTCGAGATCCGGGGTGCCGGTTTCCATCCAAATCAGGTCAGCGTAGGGAGCGTAGCTCTTCGCACGGGCGATGCAGGGCTCGATGCCGTTCTTGACGTAGTAGTAACCCTCAGCGGACTTCTCACCGGTCAGGAACTGCTGGTCACGCTCGTCAACGTCGGAGGTGATCAGGGTTGCGGCCTCAGCGTCGGTACGGGCGATGACAACCGTCGGGGTGTTGGCAACGTCGGCAGCCAGGCGAGCGGAGGTCAAGGTGCGGATGTGCTGCTGCGTCGGGATGAGAACCTTGCCACCGAGGTGGCCGCACTTCTTCTCGGAAGCGAGCTGGTCCTCCCAGTGGGTACCAGCGGCACCCGCTGCGATCATGGCCTTCTGCAGCTCGTAAACGTTCAGAGCGCCACCGAAGCCGGCCTCGCCGTCGGCGACGACCGGGACAACCCAGTTGTCGACGGAGTCGTCGCCCTCGACGCGGGCGATCTCGTCGGCGCGCAGCATTGCGTTGTTAACGCGGCGAACGACGTTCGGAACGGAGTTGGCCGGGTACAGGGACTGGTCCGGGTAGGTGTGGCCGGAGAGGTTGGCGTCACCTGCGACCTGCCAGCCGGAAAGGTAGATGGCCTTGAGGCCACCGCGGACCTGCTGCACAGCCTGGTTACCGGTCAGAGCGCCGAGAGCGTGGATGTACTTGCCATCGCCCTGGTTGACACCCTCCCAGAGGATCTCAGCGCCGCGCTTTGCCAGCGTGTGCTCCTCGACGACGGTGCCCTGCAGCTTCTCAACCTGCTCGGCGGTGTAGTCGCGCTGGACGCCGGCCCAACGGGGGTTCTCGTCCCAGTCCTTCTGGATCTCTGCTGCGGTACGTGCCTTGCCGGTGTTGGTGGTCATACTTGCCCCTTTCAATGGGAAAGATTGTGTTTCTGCGAGCCGATCCCGCCGTCTGTGAATTGAGACACTAAGCGGGTGACGTTGTAACCAGTATTGCTGTGGGGGTGATCTTCGTCAATATCTCTCCTGTGTTAGCTTTCGCACGGGGGGACGGGCCAGATCTGTTAAGTTTGCGAAGTTCCACCCCCGCATCTTCTGGCCTCCCAATGAGAGTTCTGCTGGTTGCGCGCTTTTTCAAACTGTTTACAGCGCAAAGCCTCAGGGGGTGTAAATGGCCGTAGCGGTAACGGGCGCGGGGTAAACCAAAAACCGAACGGGGGTAGTAGAGGGTTGCGAAGCCAAGCATCTCGTTTACTTCCGTGACCCGCCTCACTAACCTCGGGTAGAAAGTCCTACGCAACACTGCAGCAACACTGCCGAAAGGAATGCGCATTTTATGACTACGCCTACGTTTAGCGCCCACGAAGACCGCACCGAACGTGTCGAGGTCGCCGGCC
Above is a window of Corynebacterium sanguinis DNA encoding:
- the rraA gene encoding ribonuclease E activity regulator RraA codes for the protein MATADIADLYGDQEQLASCDTQFTNYGGHTEFCGEIVTIKCFQDNGLVKKTLNSPGNGRVLVVDGHGGLHTALMGDMIAQAGVDNGWAGVVINGAIRDSAEVAKMPFGCKALGTNPRKSNKDGAGEVNVQVTFGGVVFHPGHFLYADADGVVVTAEPIDH
- the aceA gene encoding isocitrate lyase; translation: MTTNTGKARTAAEIQKDWDENPRWAGVQRDYTAEQVEKLQGTVVEEHTLAKRGAEILWEGVNQGDGKYIHALGALTGNQAVQQVRGGLKAIYLSGWQVAGDANLSGHTYPDQSLYPANSVPNVVRRVNNAMLRADEIARVEGDDSVDNWVVPVVADGEAGFGGALNVYELQKAMIAAGAAGTHWEDQLASEKKCGHLGGKVLIPTQQHIRTLTSARLAADVANTPTVVIARTDAEAATLITSDVDERDQQFLTGEKSAEGYYYVKNGIEPCIARAKSYAPYADLIWMETGTPDLELAKKFSEAVKAEFPDQLLAYNCSPSFNWSAHLSPEEIAKFQKELGAMGFAFQFITLAGFHSLNYGMFDLAHGYAREGMTAFVDLQNREFKAAEERGFTAVKHQREVGAGYFDSIATTVDPNTSTAALKGSTEESQF